A single Anopheles arabiensis isolate DONGOLA chromosome X, AaraD3, whole genome shotgun sequence DNA region contains:
- the LOC120906380 gene encoding nose resistant to fluoxetine protein 6, with translation MSCSGRSSRRVSTVVGRCVMLLLLLLLSAASTDAQCVGSVSQRLKMSALLDSIYPPWTDGSCLLREPAAEPTKIDDRLPLDWDSLIVQANETISALPPPSNLTDMADYLLELGADGDGLDTAPTGSDELSATETAYITSLNKKVFSINVPFDPAYSDRVSAECKRQSALFFRAYAASELWALRMHDASAKVGHGILNGNINQYGDFDQCLSIQQTLGSMGDSSAQAAPLRGRYCMAEVQPTIKPNTRVLKHLFELVQAHGMLKSNLDDPGHRVPRFSTVHWALCVPAGCTAADVQQSLGAFLHHYIADTGLQTEVKVHPALCQTKHYIWHEYFTDRTLLVWCAFALYALLVLSSTLYDLKFQTKAEWFTVFSLIKNTRSILSFKEERNDIACLHGIRFLNAMLLLIAHKSMALFFNPYINRTEMSEVLGQPWTVIGRAAAIFTDPFIMFSGFLTTFSFIERLQKGQRVRLHQEYIGRLLRIAPPLGALILICTFVLPFLGTGPLWNLVVTNHGDICKQYWWRNMLFIHNYFGFKNMCLTHTHHVGIDTELFFVAPLFIYCVWKWPRRGLMGLAAIALLTTVHRFYVTYSMRLANYVYFGTSVKQLFETADYMYILPYYRVTVYLMGVMLGYVCSKYKTMQLTEKQMKIGWYISTLSIAVAFFGPAPMGSMHYVYNPLHAASYAAFSPIAWCLFFAWTVFTAHLGYRNWVIDFFSWRGFRITTRISYAIYLTQFPIFFYNVGRTRSPQYFEFWPAVIFNTNEYLVVFLSSFLLTVLFETPFINVKKLLFSNNRHAKQAAGSSGDGSTSATEPLAAHPAKLDAAPGSSAGGVCPGMMDENENSRSNGYFECDKSKLNC, from the exons ATGTCCTGTTCGGGTAGATCCTCGCGGCGAGTGAGCACCGTGGTCGGTCGATGTGTgatgctactactactactactgctgagCGCTGCGTCTACCGACGCACAATGCGTGGGCAGTGTCAGCCAGCGGCTGAAGATGTCCGCCCTGCTCGACAGCATCTACCCGCCCTGGACGGACGGTAGCTGTCTGCTGCGGGAGCCGGCAGCAGAACCGACCAAGATCGACGATCGCCTACCGCTCGACTGGGACAGTCTGATTGTGCAGGCGAACGAAACGATTTCGGCGCTCCCGCCGCCCTCGAACCTGACCGACATGGCGGACTATTTGCTCGAGCTTGGGGCAGACGGCGACGGCCTGGACACTGCGCCAACGGGCAGCGATGAGCTGAGCGCTACCGAAACAG CATACATCACCTCGCTGAACAAGAAAGTGTTCAGCATCAATGTGCCATTCGATCCTGCCTACAGCGATCGCGTCTCGGCCGAATGCAAACGACAGTCGGCGCTGTTCTTCCGTGCGTACGCCGCATCCGAGCTGTGGGCCCTCAGAA TGCACGATGCTAGTGCCAAGGTGGGACACGGCATACTGAACGGGAACATCAACCAGTACGGCGATTTCGACCAGTGTCTTAGCATTCAGCAAACCCTCGGCAGCATGGGCGATTCGTCGGCCCAGGCGGCACCGCTCCGGGGGCGGTACTGCATGGCCGAGGTGCAGCCGACGATCAAGCCCAACACGCGCGTCCTGAAGCACCTGTTCGAGCTGGTCCAGGCGCACGGCATGCTGAAGAGCAACTTGGATGAT cccggTCACCGCGTGCCTCGGTTTTCCACCGTCCACTGGGCGCTGTGCGTACCGGCCGGCTGTACCGCGGCTGACGTTCAACAGTCGCTCGGCGCCTTCCTGCACCACTACATAGCGGACACGGGCCTGCAGACGGAGGTAAAGGTGCATCCGGCACTGTGCCAGACCAAGCACTACATCTGGCACGAGTACTTCACCGATCGGACGCTGCTGGTGTGGTGCGCGTTCGCGCTGTAcgcgctgctggtgctgtccTCCACCCTGTACGACCTGAAGTTCCAGACCAAAG CGGAATGGTTCACGGTGTTTTCGCTCATCAAAAACACCCGTTCGATACTGAGCTTCAAGGAGGAGCGGAACGATATCGCTTGCCTGCACGGGATACGCTTCCTGAatgcgatgctgctgctgattgcgCACAAATCCATGGCCCTGTTCTTCAACCCGTACATCAATCGGACGGAAATGAGCGAG GTGCTTGGCCAACCGTGGACCGTGATCGGCCGGGCGGCAGCCATCTTCACCGATCCGTTCATCATGTTCAGCGGCTTCCTGACCACGTTCTCCTTCATCGAGCGGCTGCAGAAGGGCCAGCGGGTTCGGCTGCACCAGGAGTACATTGGCCGGTTGCTGCGGATCGCACCACCGCTCGGTGCGCTCATCCTGATCTGCACCTTCGTGCTGCCGTTTCTCGGCACCGGCCCGCTGTGGAATCTGGTGGTGACGAACCACGGCGACATCTGCAAGCAGTACTGGTGGCGCAACATGCTGTTCATACACAACTACTTCGGCTTCAAGAACATGTGCCTCACGCACACGCACCACGTCGGCATCGATACGGAGCTGTTCTTCGTGGCGCCCCTGTTCATTTACTGCGTGTGGAAGTGGCCCCGCCGCGGCCTGATGGGGCTGGCGGCGATCGCCCTACTGACCACCGTCCACCGGTTCTACGTCACCTACAGTATGCGGTTGGCCAACTACGTCTACTTCGGCACGTC CGTGAAGCAACTGTTTGAAACTGCCGACTACATGTACATACTGCCGTACTACCGTGTCACCGTCTACCTCATGGGCGTTATGCTAGGCTACGTTTGCTCCAAGTACAAAACGATGCAACTCACCGAG aaacaaatgaaaatcgGATGGTACATCAGCACACTGTCCATTGCCGTGGCGTTCTTCGGACCGGCACCGATGGGCTCGATGCACTACGTGTACAACCCGCTGCACGCCGCGAGCTACGCAGCGTTCTCGCCGATAGCGTGGTGTCTCTTTTTTGCCTGGACCGTCTTCACCGCCCATCTGGGCTATCGAA ACTGGGTGATAGACTTTTTCTCGTGGCGTGGGTTCCGCATCACCACCAGAATATCGTACGCTATCTACCTGACGCAGTTTCCCATCTTCTTCTACAACGTTGGCAGAACGCGGTCGCCACAGTATTTCGAGTTCTGGCCGGCCGTTATC TTCAACACTAACGAGTACCTGGTCGTGTTTCTCTCATCCTTCCTGCTGACGGTCCTGTTCGAGACACCGTTCATCAACGTGAAGAAGCTACTGTTCAGCAACAACCGACACGCGAAGCAGGCGGCGGGCAGCAGCGGCGATGGCAGCACAAGCGCCACTGAACCATTGGCAGCGCATCCTGCAAAACTTGACGCAGCACCGGGTAGTAGTGCCGGAGGAGTTTGTCCCGGCATGATGGACGAGAATGAAAATAGTCGATCTAATGGGTATTTTGAGTGTGACAAgagtaaattaaattgttaG
- the LOC120906285 gene encoding tudor domain-containing protein 1-like has translation MQNESTAMTSDAGCQTSQFDVVHFKAPDDAVANALPDSDCALERSSAIKGGMIAAHYPYQMGIQPWAEGFFADLVSYCTDQPVLYIRPLEKEFSQQMDCLHDKVQAVAASQMQAAGEQEQAGMFVPGVPCLARYSEDGLFYRAIIEKVDDVQDAVHVLHVDYLSEDILPKRDICECPPELRLNPLSYACVRLAGVQPNATRPIAEVYGRLLELLADASFYVRVIQCPDVEEGTNLPEVELYTAMDCQKLAYQTLIDEQYLVADTNQ, from the coding sequence ATGCAGAACGAGTCCACTGCCATGACCTCGGATGCGGGATGCCAAACGAGTCAATTTGATGTGGTACATTTTAAAGCTCCCGATGATGCGGTTGCGAATGCCTTGCCAGATTCGGACTGTGCGTTGGAACGCAGCTCGGCGATCAAGGGTGGAATGATAGCAGCGCATTACCCCTACCAAATGGGGATTCAACCGTGGGCAGAAGGGTTCTTTGCTGATTTGGTGTCCTATTGTACCGATCAGCCGGTCCTCTACATCCGTCCCCTTGAGAAGGAATTTTCGCAGCAGATGGATTGTTTGCACGACAAAGTGCAGGCCGTGGCAGCTTCCCAGATGCAGGCAGCAGGCGAGCAGGAGCAGGCGGGTATGTTCGTGCCGGGTGTACCATGCCTGGCTCGTTATAGTGAGGATGGTTTATTCTACCGAGCGATTATAGAGAAGGTGGACGATGTGCAAGATGCCGTCCATGTCCTGCACGTGGACTATCTCAGTGAGGACATTTTGCCGAAGAGGGATATCTGCGAGTGCCCGCCAGAATTGCGTTTGAATCCACTGAGTTATGCATGTGTGCGGCTGGCGGGCGTTCAGCCAAACGCCACACGACCCATTGCAGAGGTTTACGGACGGCTTCTGGAGCTTCTTGCAGATGCATCGTTTTACGTGCGCGTCATCCAGTGCCCTGACGTGGAGGAGGGTACGAATTTGCCAGAGGTAGAGCTCTACACGGCGATGGATTGCCAAAAACTCGCCTATCAGACTTTAATAGATGAACAATATTTGGTTGCTGATACCAACCAGTAA